DNA sequence from the Malus domestica chromosome 06, GDT2T_hap1 genome:
GAGACGTCACTGCACCTGGAAGGAGTCGTACGTAGTACATcgggattgaattgaatttgttgTAAACTTCACCAGTTTGTCGAAAATGAAATAAACAATATCTTAACAATCTTGTGTCTTTTTGTCTTCTTGAATGACTGATGAATATACACTATACTTTAGCATCTCGAAACCAGTACCTTTTCAAGAATTTAACATGAATATACACTTTACTTTGCATCCTCCTCGATGTAacaatccctaacatcccataatgtaggacaataccttttcaagaatttaacattaatgggatgtttCTGCCAATTCCCTTCGAGGTCCGCCAAGTAATATCCCCCTTTGTCTAATACTTGACTAACTATGAAAGGACCTTCCCACGTCGGGCTCCACTTTCCAAAACCCCTAAGCTGAGCTCTTAGAGGAAGAACTGTCTTCCACACCATATCTCCTTCCTTGTAAGATTTTGCTTTCATCCTTTTGTTATACGTTCGGGCAACAGCTCTCTTTCCTTCCTGAATCTAGTTCAGagcttcaattcgggctacatctaagtcttcaatcccttgacacatggcttcgatgTATTCTTTGCTGTGTAATCCaaactgattttgaattctgacaGAACTCACATTGATCTCCATGGGAAGCACTGCATCTTGCGCGAAGGTTAGAGCATAAGGAGTTGTCCCTGTACCTGCCCTCTTGGAAGttctgtatgcccacaaagtattCCCCAGCTTTTCATGCCATTTTTCCGGACTATCTAtcaccattcttttgataatgtttaCCAAAATCTTGTTGCTGGATTCATCATGGCCATTTGACTGCGGGTAGTAAGGACTGGAtcggatcatctttattttgtatttgcttgcaaattcttcaatttcttttgaaataaaagatggccctcAATCCGTCACTATGGTTTTGGGCACCCCAAATCTATGTAGAATCTTGGTCTCAATAAAATTTTTGATCGCAGCTGAGGTTATGGTTTTTACCGCCGAGGCCTCCACCCATTTGGTAAAGTAATCCGTTGCTACAATGATAAAAGTGTGCCCCTTGCTAGAAGACGTGTAAatctgcccgatgaagtccattgcccatcctctgaaGGGCCAGGGCTTGACTACTGGATTTAAAGGCACAAAGGGTATATGTTGGAGAGGACCGTGCCTTTGACATTTCTCACACCCTCGGGCATAGgacttgcaatctttttccatgttgGGCAAAAAATAACCATATCGCCTAAGTAACCACCTCATCTTTGTCCCCGCCTGATGTGCTCCACatactccttcatgtacttTGACCATCACTCTCATGGACTCCTCTTGGCCTAAGCATTTCAATAATAACTCGTCTGGAGTCTTCCTTAGTAGGTCTttcgcccataagacatacttaGTTGCTTGTTGTCTATTCTTCTTGCTGGTGGGTGAAGAGGGATCTTTCAAATGATGTATGATGGGCGATTTCCAATCTTCTATCTCAGTTTCCTGAACCATTACATCCAGGCTGAATCCCCTTTCCAGGATAGAAGGAAGATTTCTCCTTTGAATCTCGGCATCCAACCCATATCTTCTTTCCTGTATTGGCATGCCTGAGGCTAATTGCACCATCTCATTAGTTGCTAGGTTGGCTCCCCTAGGAACATAACTCACCGATATATTAGAATCCCAATAAATCAACAATTGTGTGGCCGCCAAATAGTATCCGGCCAtggtgatatgtctgcacttgaactcCCCATTTAGCTGGTTTATTACCAATTTTGAATCACTAAACACCTCAACTTCCATTGCCTCCAGATCTATCAAGATTTCCAAACCAATTATTAAGGCCTCATATTCTGCCCGATTGTTGGTATTCCCTTGATAATCCAAGAGAAAtgagtaataatgataaatccCTTGAGGGTTGATAATCACAATCCCAGCTCCTGAAGCCTTCTGAGTATAAGAACCATCGAAATACAACTTCCAAGGAGTAATCCATAAACCAGCCACTCTTCTTATCTCCTACTGAATCCACTCCTCTTTGCCCGAGATCCCTTTGCTTGGCGGGATCCAAACATTAGTAACTTCCAGGGTTCCTGGTatattgattatctcatctCGAGATTCTTGATGCTCCGCCAAGAAGTCAGCAATTGCTTGGCCTTTTACTGCCTTTTGGGGGACATACTGGAAGCTGaattctgataatgctagaatccacttcccaatcaTTCCTGTTAACATTGGctttgacaacatgtactttatcacatctgtcttggcgatgatgtgcacgtgacaaggtaacatgtaatgcctcagCTTATTGGCAGTAAAATACAGAGCTAAGCACAATCTCTCTACTGGGGAATAccttgtttctacctcggtcaaaattctactgaggtagtacactGCTTGCTCTTTCCCGCCTTCATTATTCTGAGCCAGCAAACTCCCAATTGATTTATCTGAAGCGGAGATATATCGCTTTAAGGGTTTTCCCCTCTGAGGTGGTACCAATACTGGCAGGGAAGTCAAATAAGCTTTGATACCATCGAAAGCCTCTTGGTGCGGTGGTCCCTACTCGAAATTCTCCTTATCCTTCAGTCTTAACAAAGGAGTCAGCAGCTGAATCTTACCCACTAGATTAGCAATGAATAttcttaagaaattaattttgcccAGCAGCCTCTGAAGTTGTACTTTGTTGGTGGGTGAAGGcgactccattattgcccgagCTTTATTT
Encoded proteins:
- the LOC139196753 gene encoding uncharacterized protein, which encodes MIRSSPYYPQSNGHDESSNKILVNIIKRMVIDSPEKWHEKLGNTLWAYRTSKRAGTGTTPYALTFAQDAVLPMEINEGKRAVARTYNKRMKAKSYKEGDMVWKTVLPLRAQLRGFGKWSPTWEGPFIVSQVLDKGGYYLADLEGNWQKHPINVKFLKRYCPTLWDVRDCYIEEDAK